TGGCAAATAAGCATCTACAGAGACAAGATCTTAATTTGCTGCAAGATTTGCTTTCATTTAAACCAATACGTCACAGCTTTTTTAGTTCAAAAGTTCATCTGCTATACTAATATTCAATGATGGTGATGAATGTGCAAGAAACAAAATTGCTTTTCTCTGGTGgggaaaatgaaaacatgatAACTGCAGTCTTGGGGTTTATATATAACCAAAGTTGAACAgaaccatcaaagccactcctgAAAAACTTCCCACAAATTCATACCTCTCTCTATTTTTCTCTGGTGGCAAAGTCTCACTGACCTTCATCCTCATGTCCCTGGCATGCTTCTCCAGCTCCTTGCGCATGTCCTCCCGGCTCACCTTGCTGGAATTGAGCACCAGATATTTCCACTCGATGGGCTGGAAGACGTGGGGGTCATGAGGCACGTAGAGGCCGATCTTCACCTTCTTGACCGTGTGCAGGTAGCGCCGGTAGGACTCCTCGAAATCAAAGACTAACTCGGACAGCGTGCGGAAGACCAGGGGCTTGTCCATCAGGTCAGCCCGCCGGCTCATGCCCAGAGACCCATAGCGCCCGTTGCAGTACACGCCCAGCACCACGTGGTGGAAATAGTTCCCTGAGAACTGCGTCTTGAAGCTGATGGGGAAGCGCTCCACGGACGTCAGTCCATTGGTCAGGTAGCTGTCAGTTCATCAGGGTTAAGGGTTTCATAAGCCTTCTGTGCGCGAGGATCAATCGACTGAACAGCATGGACAATAAGAACACTGTACCAGCAACTAAAGAATTGTAAAATGAGAAACTGAATTAAGTAAAAAGGGTGCATCATTCTGTATGCATTAAAGGTCTggcttttgaaatatttttatgattgCAGTTTGAGAGGTGGTCAGGAAAGTTACTGGGATTGAT
This genomic window from Lepisosteus oculatus isolate fLepOcu1 chromosome 2, fLepOcu1.hap2, whole genome shotgun sequence contains:
- the vash2 gene encoding tubulinyl-Tyr carboxypeptidase 2 isoform X3, giving the protein MSVPDWLQAIQNYMKMLQYNHTGTQFFEIRKTRPLSGLMETAREMTRESLPIKCLEAVILGIYLTNGLTSVERFPISFKTQFSGNYFHHVVLGVYCNGRYGSLGMSRRADLMDKPLVFRTLSELVFDFEESYRRYLHTVKKVKIGLYVPHDPHVFQPIEWKYLVLNSSKVSREDMRKELEKHARDMRMKILKSSIAQSPVKERTRGKSLSPCRRQLSPQRRHLHRRDKSPAALDRKPAELSTLNDVGYQIRI